One genomic window of Camelina sativa cultivar DH55 chromosome 5, Cs, whole genome shotgun sequence includes the following:
- the LOC104785785 gene encoding ecotropic viral integration site 5 protein homolog isoform X1 — protein MLLSLVSKRSLEVDSRDAYGFALRPQHVKRYQEYLSIYTEEETERAEKWKIFLDRQDSAVEHCSSEEEFQDTLPADGDGSDSGEESASEDNSRNEKHDSGSCNLGGLDVQYLEKDSTVTDGEHSKEKELAEEANVVDESQYLREKSLGRNSESVKDEDEGFESEKEKESSVKSESVRDVDERFESEKEESSVKSESVRDVDERFESEKEKESSVESESDEEKQSQPVEEPVDHVHIQQENEAEKIVEEADKCGLDHEKAQKEKKSRSVIEWAHIRPCLASIETMMCSRVKNVKYMQNKQKSTVGDHALPTHESLASIKESEQDSGENDRDSEASTSRSHSIKEEHDAQGSVSQEPFFPWYEELEVLVRLGVPKDLRGEVWQAFVGVKARRVERYYQDLLAQITNSDESSSDVQRKWKKQIEKDIPRTFPGHPALNENGRDSLRRILLAYACHNPSVGYCQAMNFFAGLLLLLMPEENAFWTLVGIIDDYFDGYYTEEMIESQVDQLVFEELMRERFPKLVNHLDYLGVQVAWISGPWFLSIFVNIIPWECVLRMWDVLLFEGNRVVLFRTAFALMELYGPSIVATKDAGDAITSLQSLASSTFDSSQLVLTACMGYMSTNEARLEELRKRHRPAILEIVEERIQKGRVWKDKKGLASKLYSFKHEGSIIDEQKPTQRTDGDDESRSPSCSLNLDGVNVDSEVDSLPDPQEQVVWMKVELCRLLEEKRSAVMRADELEIALMEMVKEDNRLELSAKIEKLEKEVRELKQVLSDKKEQETAMLQVLMKVEQDQKLTEDARISAEQDAAAQRYAVHVLQEKNEKLVTQLAQMEKKLVTAESTLEATLQYESGQNKALSSPRFLRPAPESPKKRTGFLSFGLGWRDRNKAKQSEESNSDNTSNATSEVKSPSKDSVSGQESNVSKESKTEDLLNPETRR, from the exons ATGTTGTTATCTTTGGTGAGCAAACGCTCACTGGAGGTAGATTCCAG GGACGCCTATGGATTTGCCTTGAGACCTCAACACGTTAAGAGATATCAAGAATACCTTAGCATTTATACA gaggaagagacagagagagcaGAGAAATGGAAAATTTTTCTTGACAGGCAAGACAGCGCCGTTGAACATTGTTCCTCAGAAGAGGAGTTTCAGGATACATTACCGGCTGATGGTGATGGTTCCGACTCTGGAGAGGAGAGTGCTTCAGAGGACAATTCAAGAAATGAAAAACATGATTCTGGTTCTTGTAATCTTGGTGGTTTAGATGTGCAGTATCTTGAAAAAGATAGTACTGTAACAGATGGTGAGCATTCAAAAGAGAAGGAGCTAGCTGAGGAGGCAAATGTTGTTGACGAGAGCCAATATTTGAGGGAGAAGAGTCTTGGAAGAAACAGTGAATCTGTAAAAGATGAGGATGAGGGATTTGAAtctgagaaagagaaggagtcTTCAGTTAAAAGTGAATCTGTGAGAGATGTGGATGAGCGATTTGAATCTGAGAAAGAGGAGTCTTCAGTTAAAAGTGAGTCTGTGAGAGATGTGGATGAGCGATTTGAAtctgagaaagagaaggagtcTTCAGTTGAAAGTGAATCTGATGAAGAGAAACAATCTCAACCAGTAGAAGAACCTGTTGATCATGTACACATCCAACAAGAGAATGAGGCAGAAAAGATTGTGGAAGAAGCAGATAAATGTGGATTGGATCATGAAAAAgcacaaaaggaaaaaaagtctCGTTCAGTTATCGAATGGGCTCATATTAGACCTTGTCTTGCGTCCATAGAGACTATGATGTGTTCTCGTGTAAAGAATGTTAAGTATATGCAAAACAAGCAGAAGAGTACAGTAGGGGACCATGCTTTACCGACACACGAATCGTTAGCTTCCATTAAAGAGTCTGAGCAAGACTCCGGGGAGAATGACCGTGACAGTGAGGCTTCCACGAGTAGATCTCATTCGATAAAAGAAGAACATGATGCTCAGGGTAGTGTTTCTCAAGAGCCATTTTTCCCTTGGTATGAAGAACTTGAGGTACTTGTTCGTTTGGGTGTGCCAAAGGATCTCAGAGGGGAG GTCTGGCAAGCCTTTGTAGGTGTAAAAGCAAGAAGAGTTGAGAGGTACTATCAGGATTTGTTAGCCCAAATAACTAACTCCGATGAAAGCTCATCTGATGTtcaaagaaaatggaaaaaacaaattgaaaag GATATACCTCGGACATTCCCAGGCCACCCTGCTTTGAATGAAAATGGTCGAGATTCCTTAAGACGGATACTTCTAGCTTATGCTTGTCACAACCCTTCTGTTGGCTACTGTCAG GCTATGAACTTTTTTGCTGGACTGTTGCTTCTATTGATGCCAGAGGAAAATGCATTTTG GACTTTGGTTGGGATTATTGATGATTATTTTGATGGATACTATACAGAAGAGATGATAGAATCTCAG GTTGATCAACTAGTCTTTGAAGAGTTGATGCGAGAAAGATTTCCAAAACTCG TTAATCATCTGGATTACTTGGGAGTGCAGGTAGCTTGGATCTCTGGGCCTTGGTTTCTAtctatttttgtcaacattatTCCTTGGGAATGTG TTCTGCGGATGTGGGATGTGCTTCTCTTTGAAGGAAACCGTGTAGTGTTGTTTCGAACAGCGTTTGCTTTAATGGAACTATATG gtCCTTCAATAGTGGCTACAAAAGATGCAGGAGATGCTATTACTTCACTACAAAGCCTTGCTAGTTCAACATTTGATAGCAGTCAACTTGTTTTGACTGCATGCATGGGTTATATGTCGACGAATGAAGCTAGACTAGAGGAGCTGAGGAAAAGACATAGACCGGCGATACTAGAGATTGTTGAGGAAAGAATACAGAAAGGTCGAGTCTGGAAGGATAAAAAAGGATTGGCTTctaaattatatagttttaaacatGAAGGCTCTATAATAGATGAACAAAAGCCTACTCAAAGAactgatggtgatgatgaatcTCGTTCGCCTAGTTGTTCTCTGAATCTTGATGGCGTAAATGTTGATTCCGAAGTAGACTCTTTACCAGATCCTCAAGAACAG GTGGTATGGATGAAGGTTGAACTATGCAGACTGTTAGAGGAGAAAAGATCAGCTGTGATGAG AGCTGATGAACTAGAGATAGCTTTGATGGAGATGGTCAAAGAAGATAACAGATTGGAATTAAGTGCAAAG ATTGAAAAACTTGAAAAGGAAGTGAGAGAACTAAAACAAGTTCTTTCTgacaaaaaagaacaagaaacagcAATGCTTCAG GTCTTGATGAAAGTTGAACAAGACCAAAAGCTTACAGAAGATGCTAGGATAAGTGCAGAGCAGGATGCAGCTGCACAAAGATATGCAGTACATGTGCTTCAG gaaaaaaatgagaagcTTGTGACTCAACTAGCTCAAATGGAGAAGAAACTAGTTACAGCAGAATCAACTCTCGAAGCTACTTTGCAATATGAATCAGGTCAAAATAAAGCATTATCATCTCCAAG GTTTCTTCGTCCTGCACCGGAGAGCCCTAAAAAGAGGACAGGCTTCCTATCATTTGGGCTAGGCTGGCGCGACAGGAACAAG GCAAAACAGTCTGAAGAATCAAATAGTGATAACACTAGTAATGCAACATCTGAAGTCAAATCTCCATCCAAAGATAGTGTTTCAGGGCAGGAAAGCAATGTatcaaaagaaagcaaaaccgAAGATCTTTTAAATCCTGAGACAAGACGCTAA
- the LOC109124734 gene encoding ABC transporter G family member 33-like, with translation MVQMGRETEQTSMRMELAEIGKSNGACSRSSSSRKEREDGVDEAEHALQWAEIQRLPTFKRLRSSLVDNNAEAGEKGKKVVDVTKLKDMERHLMIEKLIKHIDNDNLKLLNKIRTRMDRVGVEFPSIEVRYEHLGVEAECEVVEGKALPTLWNSLKRVFLDLMKLSGVRTREAKINLLHDVSGIIKPGRLTLLLGPPGCGKTTFLKALSGNLEKNLKISGEISYNGHGLIEVVPQKTSAYISQHDLHIAEMTVRETIDFSARCQGVGSRTDIMMEVSKREKDGGIIPDSEIDAYMKAISVKGIKRSPQTDYIMKILGLDICAETLVGNPMKRGISGGQKKRLTTAEMMVGPTKALFMDEITNGLDSSTAFQIVKSLQQLAHITNATVFVSLLQPAPESYDLFDDIVLMAEGKIVYQGPRDEVLKFFEACGFQCPERKGVADFLQEVMSRKDQGQYWLHHDVPHSFVSVDTLSKRFKDLEIGRKIEETLSKPYDKSKTHKDALSFNVYSLPKWELFKACISREFLLMKRNYFVYLFKTFQLVISAILTMTVFIRTRMDIDIIHGNSYMSCLFFATVVLLVDGIPELSMTVQRLSVFYKQKQLCFYPAWAYSIPATVLKVPLSFIESLVWTCLTYYVIGYTPEAYRFFRQFILLFAVHFTSISMFRCIAAIFQTGVASLAAGSFVMLLTFVFAGFAIPYTDMPGWLKWGFWVNPISYAEIGLSVNEFLAPRWQQMQPTNVTLGRTILESRGLNYDDYMYWVSLCALFGLTVIFNTIFTLALSFLKSPTSSRAMISQDKLSELQGTKDSSVKKNKPLDSTIKTNEDSGNMILPFKPLTITFQDLNYYVDVPVEMKGQGHNEKKLQLLSNITGAFRPGVLTALMGISGAGKTTLLDVLAGRKTSGYIEGEIRISGYLKVQETFARVSGYCEQTDIHSPNITVEESLIYSAWLRLVPDIDPKTKIRFVKQVLETIELEEIKDALVGVAGVSGLSTEQRKRLTVAVELVANPSIIFMDEPTTGLDARSAAIVMRAVKNVAETGRTIVCTIHQPSIHIFEAFDELVLLKRGGRMIYTGPLGQHSSCVTEYFQNIPGVGKIRDKYNPATWMLEVTSQSVETELNIDFAKLYNESDLYKRNSELVKELSKPDPGSSDLHFKRTFAQNWWGQFKSCLWKMCLSYWRSPSYNLMRIGHTLVSSLIFGLLFWNQGKKIDTQQSLFTVLGAIYGLVLFVGINNCTSALQYFETERNVMYRERFAAMYSAFAYALAQVVTEIPYIFIQSAEFVIIIYPMIGFYASFSKMLWSLYAMFCNLLCFNYLALFLISITPNFIVAATLQSLFFVTFNLFAGFLIPKPQIPKWWVLLYYITPTSWTLNLFFSSQYGDIHQEIDAFGETTTVAIFLEDYFGLHHDRLMITAIVLIAFPIALATMFAFFVAKLNFQKR, from the exons ATGGTTCAGATGGgtagagaaacagagcaaacgtCAATGAGAATGGAGCTTGCAGAGATTGGAAAAAGCAACGGAGCTTGTTCCAGGAGCAGCTCTTCAAGAAAAGAGCGTGAGGATGGTGTTGATGAGGCAGAGCATGCTCTGCAATGGGCTGAGATCCAGAGATTGCCCACTTTTAAACGGCTGCGGTCTTCTCTGGTGGACAACAACGCCGAGGCTGGGGAGAAAGGGAAAAAGGTTGTTGACGTCACCAAGCTTAAAGACATGGAACGTCATCTGATGATTGAGAAGCTCATCAAACACATTGATAATGATAATCTCAAGCTGCTCAACAAAATCAGAACAAGGATGGACag GGTCGGTGTGGAGTTTCCAAGCATAGAGGTAAGGTATGAGCATTTAGGTGTAGAAGCAGAATGTGAGGTCGTTGAAGGGAAGGCACTTCCAACTTTATGGAACTCCTTGAAGCGTGTTTTCTTA gacTTGATGAAGCTGAGTGGTGTAAGAACACGTGAAGCCaagataaacttacttcatGATGTTAGTGGCATCATTAAACCGGGAAG gTTAACATTGTTGCTTGGTCCTCCTGGATGTGGAAAAACTACTTTTCTCAAGGCCTTgtctggaaatttagaaaagaatCTAAAG ATTTCTGGTGAAATATCTTACAATGGACACGGACTGATCGAAGTTGTACCTCAGAAAACATCAGCGTATATAAGTCAACATGATCTTCACATTGCAGAGATGACTGTGAGGGAAACAATTGACTTCTCAGCTCGTTGTCAAGGTGTTGGTAGCCGAACAG ATATTATGATGGAGGTCagtaaaagagaaaaggatGGTGGAATCATTCCTGACTCAGAAATAGATGCTTACATGAAG GCAATATCAGTTAAAGGAATTAAAAGAAGTCCCCAAACAGATTATATTATGAAG ATCCTCGGGCTTGACATTTGTGCAGAAACATTGGTTGGAAATCCGATGAAAAGAGGCATATCCGGCGGACAAAAGAAGCGTCTTACCACTG CTGAGATGATGGTTGGTCCAACCAAAGCTTTGTTCATGGATGAAATAACAAACGGCTTAGACAGTTCCACGGCATTTCAGATTGTCAAGTCTCTTCAGCAACTAGCTCACATTACCAACGCAACTGTGTTTGTTTCCCTTCTACAACCTGCTCCAGAATCATATGACCTCTTTGACGATATTGTGCTGATGGCTGAAGGCAAAATTGTGTATCAAGGTCCACGCGACGAGGTATTAAAATTCTTCGAGGCATGTGGATTTCAATGTCCAGAAAGGAAAGGTGTTGCAGACTTTCTCCAAGAG GTTATGTCTAGGAAAGACCAAGGACAGTACTGGCTGCACCATGACGTACCCCATAGCTTTGTCTCAGTAGACACATTGTCAAAGAGATTCAAGGACTTAGAGATTGGAAGAAAAATTGAGGAAACCCTCTCTAAGCCATATGATAAATCAAAAACTCACAAAGATGCTCTTTCATTCAATGTGTATTCTCTTCCAAAGTGGGAGCTGTTCAAAGCATGCATCTCAAGAGAGTTTCTTCTCATGAAGAGAAACTATTTCGTCTACCTCTTCAAGACATTTCAG CTTGTTATATCAGCAATCCTCACAATGACTGTGTTTATTCGAACACGTATGGACATTGATATCATTCATGGGAATTCTTACATGAGTTGCCTCTTTTTTGCAACTGTTGTACTTCTGGTTGATGGTATTCCAGAGCTGTCTATGACTGTTCAACGCCTTTCCGTGTTCTACAAGCAGAAGCAACTTTGTTTCTATCCAGCTTGGGCTTATTCAATCCCTGCAACTGTATTAAAAGTCCCTCTATCGTTCATTGAATCTCTCGTTTGGACTTGCCTCACTTACTATGTCATCGGATACACTCCTGAAGCTTACCG GTTCTTCCGACAATTCATTCTGCTGTTTGCTGTTCACTTCACATCGATTTCCATGTTCCGGTGTATAGCTGCAATCTTTCAGACAGGAGTTGCTTCATTGGCAGCTGGTAGCTTTGTCATGTTACTCACCTTTGTATTTGCCGGTTTCGCCATCCCCTATA CTGATATGCCGGGGTGGCTGAAATGGGGATTTTGGGTAAATCCTATAAGCTACGCCGAGATTGGGCTCTCGGTAAACGAGTTTCTTGCACCGCGGTGGCAGCAA ATGCAACCTACGAATGTCACCTTGGGAAGAACCATACTTGAAAGCAGAGGACTGAATTATGATGATTACATGTATTGGGTCTCATTATGTGCCTTGTTTGGTCTCACTGTTATCTTCAACACCATTTTCACTCTAGCTCTGAGTTTCTTGAAAT CTCCCACATCATCTCGTGCCATGATTTCCCAGGATAAGCTCTCTGAGCTGCAAGGAACAAAAGATTCATCAGTCAAGAAGAACAAGCCACTAGATTCCACAATAAAGACAAACGAGGATTCAG GGAATATGATCTTACCTTTTAAGCCCCTCACCATAACATTTCAAGACTTGAACTATTACGTCGATGTCCCTGTG GAGATGAAAGGTCAAGGGCACAATGAGAAGAAGTTACAGCTTCTCTCAAACATCACCGGAGCTTTCAGGCCTGGAGTTCTAACGGCGTTGATGGGAATCAGCGGAGCCGGAAAAACCACTTTACTAGACGTTCTCGCCGGAAGAAAAACAAGCGGATACATCGAAGGAGAGATCAGAATCAGCGGTTACCTTAAAGTACAAGAAACGTTCGCAAGAGTCTCAGGCTACTGCGAGCAAACGGATATACACTCACCAAACATCACAGTAGAAGAATCCCTAATTTACTCAGCTTGGCTCCGCCTAGTTCCAGACATCGatcccaaaaccaaaatc AGGTTTGTGAAGCAAGTTTTGGAGACGATCGAGCTTGAAGAGATCAAAGATGCGTTGGTTGGAGTGGCCGGAGTGAGCGGATTGTCAACGGAACAGAGGAAGCGGTTGACTGTAGCGGTGGAGTTGGTGGCGAATCCGTCGATCATATTCATGGACGAGCCGACAACAGGGCTGGACGCAAGATCAGCCGCCATTGTAATGAGAGCTGTGAAGAACGTAGCTGAGACTGGACGAACCATTGTTTGCACAATTCATCAGCCTAGTATCCACATCTTTGAAGCCTTCGACGAG TTGGTTCTTCTGAAGAGAGGTGGTCGCATGATTTATACTGGACCACTCGGACAACATTCATCTTGTGTCACTGAGTATTTTCAG AACATCCCTGGAGTTGGTAAAATTAGAGACAAGTACAATCCAGCAACATGGATGCTAGAGGTGACTTCACAGTCTGTAGAGACTGAACTCAACATTGATTTTGCAAAACTCTACAATGAATCAGATCTTTACAA GAGAAACTCGGAACTTGTTAAAGAGCTAAGCAAACCGGATCCAGGGTCAAGCGATTTGCATTTCAAGAGAACTTTTGCACAAAACTGGTGGGGACAGTTTAAATCTTGTTTATGGAAGATGTGTTTATCTTACTGGAGAAGCCCTTCTTACAATTTGATGCGAATTGGTCACACTTTAGTCTCTTCTCTCATCTTTGGTTTACTCTTCTGGAATCAAGGGAAAAAAAT AGACACTCAACAGAGTTTGTTCACAGTTCTAGGGGCAATATATGGTCTAGTCCTTTTCGTGGGGATAAACAACTGCACCTCAGCTTTGCAGTATTTTGAGACAGAGCGTAATGTTATGTACCGGGAAAGATTTGCAGCAATGTACTCTGCGTTTGCCTACGCATTAGCTCAAGTTGTGACTGAGATTCCTTACATATTCATTCAAAGCGCAGAGTTTGTGATCATAATATATCCTATGATTGGTTTCTATGCGTCTTTCTCCAAAATGTTGTGGAGTCTCTATGCAATGTTCTGTAACTTGCTCTGCTTCAACTACCTTGCATTGTTCCTCATCTCCATCACTCCAAACTTCATAGTGGCAGCTACTCTCCAGTCGCTTTTCTTTGTTACTTTTAACCTTTTCGCCGGATTCTTGATCCCAAAACca CAAATCCCAAAGTGGTGGGTATTGTTATACTATATAACCCCTACATCTTGGACGCTCAACTTGTTTTTCTCGTCTCAGTATGGCGATATTCATCAAGAGATCGATGCATTTGGAGAAACCACGACGGTTGCGATATTCTTAGAGGACTATTTCGGACTCCATCATGATCGTTTGATGATTACAGCCATTGTTCTCATTGCATTTCCGATTGCATTGGCTACTATGTTTGCTTTCTTTGTTGCCAAACTCAATTTTCAAAAACGATGA
- the LOC104785785 gene encoding ecotropic viral integration site 5 protein homolog isoform X2 — protein MTEKHLFVVHNYLRDRDAYGFALRPQHVKRYQEYLSIYTEEETERAEKWKIFLDRQDSAVEHCSSEEEFQDTLPADGDGSDSGEESASEDNSRNEKHDSGSCNLGGLDVQYLEKDSTVTDGEHSKEKELAEEANVVDESQYLREKSLGRNSESVKDEDEGFESEKEKESSVKSESVRDVDERFESEKEESSVKSESVRDVDERFESEKEKESSVESESDEEKQSQPVEEPVDHVHIQQENEAEKIVEEADKCGLDHEKAQKEKKSRSVIEWAHIRPCLASIETMMCSRVKNVKYMQNKQKSTVGDHALPTHESLASIKESEQDSGENDRDSEASTSRSHSIKEEHDAQGSVSQEPFFPWYEELEVLVRLGVPKDLRGEVWQAFVGVKARRVERYYQDLLAQITNSDESSSDVQRKWKKQIEKDIPRTFPGHPALNENGRDSLRRILLAYACHNPSVGYCQAMNFFAGLLLLLMPEENAFWTLVGIIDDYFDGYYTEEMIESQVDQLVFEELMRERFPKLVNHLDYLGVQVAWISGPWFLSIFVNIIPWECVLRMWDVLLFEGNRVVLFRTAFALMELYGPSIVATKDAGDAITSLQSLASSTFDSSQLVLTACMGYMSTNEARLEELRKRHRPAILEIVEERIQKGRVWKDKKGLASKLYSFKHEGSIIDEQKPTQRTDGDDESRSPSCSLNLDGVNVDSEVDSLPDPQEQVVWMKVELCRLLEEKRSAVMRADELEIALMEMVKEDNRLELSAKIEKLEKEVRELKQVLSDKKEQETAMLQVLMKVEQDQKLTEDARISAEQDAAAQRYAVHVLQEKNEKLVTQLAQMEKKLVTAESTLEATLQYESGQNKALSSPRFLRPAPESPKKRTGFLSFGLGWRDRNKAKQSEESNSDNTSNATSEVKSPSKDSVSGQESNVSKESKTEDLLNPETRR, from the exons ATGACGGAGAAACACTTGTTTGTCGTCCACAACTATCTAAGAGACAg GGACGCCTATGGATTTGCCTTGAGACCTCAACACGTTAAGAGATATCAAGAATACCTTAGCATTTATACA gaggaagagacagagagagcaGAGAAATGGAAAATTTTTCTTGACAGGCAAGACAGCGCCGTTGAACATTGTTCCTCAGAAGAGGAGTTTCAGGATACATTACCGGCTGATGGTGATGGTTCCGACTCTGGAGAGGAGAGTGCTTCAGAGGACAATTCAAGAAATGAAAAACATGATTCTGGTTCTTGTAATCTTGGTGGTTTAGATGTGCAGTATCTTGAAAAAGATAGTACTGTAACAGATGGTGAGCATTCAAAAGAGAAGGAGCTAGCTGAGGAGGCAAATGTTGTTGACGAGAGCCAATATTTGAGGGAGAAGAGTCTTGGAAGAAACAGTGAATCTGTAAAAGATGAGGATGAGGGATTTGAAtctgagaaagagaaggagtcTTCAGTTAAAAGTGAATCTGTGAGAGATGTGGATGAGCGATTTGAATCTGAGAAAGAGGAGTCTTCAGTTAAAAGTGAGTCTGTGAGAGATGTGGATGAGCGATTTGAAtctgagaaagagaaggagtcTTCAGTTGAAAGTGAATCTGATGAAGAGAAACAATCTCAACCAGTAGAAGAACCTGTTGATCATGTACACATCCAACAAGAGAATGAGGCAGAAAAGATTGTGGAAGAAGCAGATAAATGTGGATTGGATCATGAAAAAgcacaaaaggaaaaaaagtctCGTTCAGTTATCGAATGGGCTCATATTAGACCTTGTCTTGCGTCCATAGAGACTATGATGTGTTCTCGTGTAAAGAATGTTAAGTATATGCAAAACAAGCAGAAGAGTACAGTAGGGGACCATGCTTTACCGACACACGAATCGTTAGCTTCCATTAAAGAGTCTGAGCAAGACTCCGGGGAGAATGACCGTGACAGTGAGGCTTCCACGAGTAGATCTCATTCGATAAAAGAAGAACATGATGCTCAGGGTAGTGTTTCTCAAGAGCCATTTTTCCCTTGGTATGAAGAACTTGAGGTACTTGTTCGTTTGGGTGTGCCAAAGGATCTCAGAGGGGAG GTCTGGCAAGCCTTTGTAGGTGTAAAAGCAAGAAGAGTTGAGAGGTACTATCAGGATTTGTTAGCCCAAATAACTAACTCCGATGAAAGCTCATCTGATGTtcaaagaaaatggaaaaaacaaattgaaaag GATATACCTCGGACATTCCCAGGCCACCCTGCTTTGAATGAAAATGGTCGAGATTCCTTAAGACGGATACTTCTAGCTTATGCTTGTCACAACCCTTCTGTTGGCTACTGTCAG GCTATGAACTTTTTTGCTGGACTGTTGCTTCTATTGATGCCAGAGGAAAATGCATTTTG GACTTTGGTTGGGATTATTGATGATTATTTTGATGGATACTATACAGAAGAGATGATAGAATCTCAG GTTGATCAACTAGTCTTTGAAGAGTTGATGCGAGAAAGATTTCCAAAACTCG TTAATCATCTGGATTACTTGGGAGTGCAGGTAGCTTGGATCTCTGGGCCTTGGTTTCTAtctatttttgtcaacattatTCCTTGGGAATGTG TTCTGCGGATGTGGGATGTGCTTCTCTTTGAAGGAAACCGTGTAGTGTTGTTTCGAACAGCGTTTGCTTTAATGGAACTATATG gtCCTTCAATAGTGGCTACAAAAGATGCAGGAGATGCTATTACTTCACTACAAAGCCTTGCTAGTTCAACATTTGATAGCAGTCAACTTGTTTTGACTGCATGCATGGGTTATATGTCGACGAATGAAGCTAGACTAGAGGAGCTGAGGAAAAGACATAGACCGGCGATACTAGAGATTGTTGAGGAAAGAATACAGAAAGGTCGAGTCTGGAAGGATAAAAAAGGATTGGCTTctaaattatatagttttaaacatGAAGGCTCTATAATAGATGAACAAAAGCCTACTCAAAGAactgatggtgatgatgaatcTCGTTCGCCTAGTTGTTCTCTGAATCTTGATGGCGTAAATGTTGATTCCGAAGTAGACTCTTTACCAGATCCTCAAGAACAG GTGGTATGGATGAAGGTTGAACTATGCAGACTGTTAGAGGAGAAAAGATCAGCTGTGATGAG AGCTGATGAACTAGAGATAGCTTTGATGGAGATGGTCAAAGAAGATAACAGATTGGAATTAAGTGCAAAG ATTGAAAAACTTGAAAAGGAAGTGAGAGAACTAAAACAAGTTCTTTCTgacaaaaaagaacaagaaacagcAATGCTTCAG GTCTTGATGAAAGTTGAACAAGACCAAAAGCTTACAGAAGATGCTAGGATAAGTGCAGAGCAGGATGCAGCTGCACAAAGATATGCAGTACATGTGCTTCAG gaaaaaaatgagaagcTTGTGACTCAACTAGCTCAAATGGAGAAGAAACTAGTTACAGCAGAATCAACTCTCGAAGCTACTTTGCAATATGAATCAGGTCAAAATAAAGCATTATCATCTCCAAG GTTTCTTCGTCCTGCACCGGAGAGCCCTAAAAAGAGGACAGGCTTCCTATCATTTGGGCTAGGCTGGCGCGACAGGAACAAG GCAAAACAGTCTGAAGAATCAAATAGTGATAACACTAGTAATGCAACATCTGAAGTCAAATCTCCATCCAAAGATAGTGTTTCAGGGCAGGAAAGCAATGTatcaaaagaaagcaaaaccgAAGATCTTTTAAATCCTGAGACAAGACGCTAA
- the LOC104785782 gene encoding uncharacterized protein LOC104785782 translates to MSMTIDHSIYNTKCRTNFASKKMEEEEEKEGLRTVECLRGRLLAERQVSRSAKEEAEIITRKMEELERNLKEEIRLREKAEKRLKHLMKKLKFIKGSHSSEGSDQLSSSEVSCVSSVCTSASKEEEEETLEKGAAKEKKSDHATDSVASMEDDSGSKLKDVSSGEASVVASTSSHEEESQAGNEFSWCSDAT, encoded by the exons ATGAGTATGACCATTGATCACTCCATTTACAACACAAAATGCAg AACAAACTTTGCAAGtaagaagatggaagaagaagaagaaaaggaaggtCTAAGAACTGTGGAATGTTTAAGAGGGAGACTACTTGCAGAGAGGCAAGTTTCAAGATctgcaaaagaagaagcagagattaTTACCAGAAAG ATGGAAGAGTTGGAGCGTAATCTGAAAGAAGAGATCAGATTAAGGGAAAAAGCAGAGAAGAGACTAAAGCATCTGATGAAGaaacttaaatttattaaagGGTCACACAGTTCGGAGGGATCAGATCAATTGAGTTCATCTGAAGTTTCTTGTGTATCATCGGTTTGCACTTCGGCctccaaggaagaagaagaagaaactcttgAAAAGGGAGCTgcgaaagaaaagaaaagtgatCATGCAACTGACAGTGTTGCCTCTATGGAAGATGATTCAGGTTCAAAGCTCAAAGATGTTTCTTCTGGTGAAGCAAGTGTTGTTGCTTCAACCTCAAGTCATGAAGAAGAATCACAAGCCGGTAATGAGTTTTCTTGGTGCTCAGATGCAACTTAA